Proteins from a single region of archaeon BMS3Bbin15:
- the ppnK gene encoding putative inorganic polyphosphate/ATP-NAD kinase, with the protein MKKAALSVKKTPEAIKAALEIKEFLEARGVEVIFDHESATELGLKGKKIGEFDADLLIVLGGDGMILKAASKTNMDIPVLGINFGTMGFLTEVKADKWIEGLERVLSDNYTLEERNKIDVFIEEEKVGEALNEAVVVTSSPVKMLHMKIFLNSSEIDEVRADGIIVATPTGSTAYSMSAGGPILDPRTRAFVITPISPFQSSARSFVVPDSLEIRIKLVMSKKEAVLIVDGQQVAEISPDDEIVFRLSNRKISFIKLNGDFYRKIRERL; encoded by the coding sequence ATGAAAAAAGCAGCTCTTTCAGTTAAGAAGACTCCAGAGGCCATAAAGGCTGCTCTGGAAATAAAGGAGTTTCTTGAAGCACGTGGTGTTGAAGTTATTTTTGACCATGAAAGTGCCACAGAACTGGGACTAAAAGGAAAGAAAATTGGCGAATTTGATGCTGATTTGCTGATTGTACTTGGTGGAGACGGTATGATTTTAAAGGCAGCTTCAAAAACTAATATGGATATACCTGTGCTTGGGATAAATTTTGGTACAATGGGGTTTCTTACCGAGGTTAAGGCAGATAAATGGATAGAAGGGCTTGAAAGGGTGCTATCAGATAATTATACTCTCGAAGAAAGGAACAAAATAGATGTTTTTATTGAAGAAGAGAAGGTAGGTGAAGCTCTCAACGAGGCTGTGGTTGTGACCTCCTCACCGGTTAAGATGCTACATATGAAAATTTTTCTTAATAGCAGTGAGATAGACGAGGTACGGGCAGACGGTATAATTGTTGCCACACCCACGGGCTCGACTGCCTATTCGATGTCTGCTGGAGGTCCTATTCTTGACCCGAGAACCAGAGCCTTTGTTATAACTCCAATATCTCCCTTCCAGTCCTCAGCAAGAAGTTTCGTTGTGCCCGATAGTCTTGAAATTAGGATTAAACTTGTAATGTCAAAAAAAGAAGCAGTTCTTATAGTTGACGGCCAGCAAGTTGCTGAAATTTCACCTGATGATGAGATAGTCTTCAGACTCTCAAATAGAAAAATCAGTTTTATAAAACTAAATGGAGATTTTTACCGAAAGATAAGGGAAAGGTTGTAA